In a genomic window of Caldalkalibacillus thermarum:
- a CDS encoding flagellin N-terminal helical domain-containing protein, translating into MIINNNIPALNTHRMLAANNLAAQKAMEKLSSG; encoded by the coding sequence ATGATTATCAACAACAACATCCCTGCGTTAAACACACATCGCATGCTAGCGGCAAATAACTTAGCTGCTCAAAAAGCAATGGAAAAGTTGTCTTCCGGT